The following coding sequences lie in one Glycine max cultivar Williams 82 chromosome 19, Glycine_max_v4.0, whole genome shotgun sequence genomic window:
- the LOC100527087 gene encoding putative GRF zinc finger protein isoform X2, which yields MDHEIKEPPPLSSTLCSQPSQFSQNTQETYPRYFQQDLNERKKKGTCITCGQKDHWYRECPFKSSNNDSQNANSIWCRCGHGRCEKRTSKSEKNPGRMYYVCPIKRGEKCTNGFVKWCDDPDVESDWSQPPPFKYPECKCPAGVCKREKATHNGVVKYYFTCPVKEGHGNCGYKVWEDELLHIRTNDQDDHDFDEGVNLAVNHSKKMRIMDSSEEDPTPMAVSEAELSQSEDEALEKASQLSCLSESTPSRIGGDRQHVFPRHIFAGAGAGAGADPSFGRLGRLLFSPPQSLKSPSSQTPQSIFCCVFPSFNPIDVPKQPSITNVPCAEHNQLDVIRLSQQSQLSSSERKLMSRAQRQRQLAFAAQKQLLNDLETSKPHEHESMKEAAQDTFAILDNLGANDTQFFEHVLYFIKLTSSVVQMTKSIECLEEDNKRLEDENAKLAHIRDLYAKTEDQFQASDQRRQLLSKEISDFEAMLVEKRNQLKSCELETSNMRIELGGLRRTMLEADTALKARMKQAEIAGKLRKEREAKQIAAKTALEKARLKSEY from the exons ATGGATCATGAGATAAAAGAGCCACCACCTCTCTCATCCACACTCTGTTCTCAACCCTCTCAATTCAGTCAAAACACTCAAGAAACTTATCCCCGTTACTTCCAACAAGACTTGaacgaaagaaagaaaaaaggcacGTGCATCACGTGCGGCCAGAAGGATCACTGGTACCGGGAGTGTCCCTTCAAATCCTCTAATAACGATTCCCAAAATGCCAACAGCATATGGTGCCGCTGTGGCCATGGCCGTTGCGAAAAGAGAACCTCAAAGAGTGAGAAAAACCCCGGCAGGATGTACTACGTTTGCCCCATCAAAAGG GGGGAAAAATGTACTAACGGTTTTGTTAAATGGTGCGATGATCCCGATGTCGAGAGTGATTGGTCGCAGCCTCCGCCGTTTAAGTATCCTGAGTGTAAGTGTCCTGCTGGAGTGTGTAAAAGGGAGAAGGCAACACATAATGGCGTTGTTAAATACTATTTTACTTGCCCCGTTAAAGAG GGCCATGGAAATTGCGGTTACAAGGTATGGGAGGATGAGCTGCTACATATAAGAACTAATGATCAAGATGACCATGACTTCGATGAGGGTGTTAATTTGGCAGTAAATCATTCCAAAAAGATGAGAATCATGGACAGTTCCGAGGAGGATCCAACACCAATGGCTGTATCCGAGGCTGAGCTTTCACAGAGTGAAGATGAAGCACTCGAG AAAGCATCGCAGCTATCTTGCCTATCAGAATCAACACCTTCAAGGATCGGTGGGGATCGACAGCATGTGTTTCCAAGGCACATTTTTGCTGGTGCTGGTGCTGGCGCTGGCGCTGATCCATCATTTG GTCGGTTAGGTCGCCTTCTCTTCAGTCCACCACAAAGCTTGAAATCCCCCTCATCTCAGACACCTCAGTCAATTTTCTGCT GTGTTTTCCCATCCTTTAATCCCATAGATGTCCCAAAACAACCAAGTATTACTAATGTTCCTTGTGCTGAACATAACCAGCTTGATGTTATTCGTCTCAGCCAACAAAGCCAACTTTCAAGCAGTGAAAGAAAACTAATGTCAAGGGCACAAAGGCAAAGACAATTGGCCTTTGCTGCACAAAAGCAGCTCCTCAATGATCTAGAAACCTCGAAGCCTCACGAGCATGAGTCCATGAAAGAGGCAGCACAAGACACTTTTGCTATATTAGACAACTTGGGTGCAAATGACACACAATTCTTTGAGCATGTTTTGTATTTCATAAAACTCACATCATCGGTTGTACAAATGACTAAATCCATCGAATGTCTTGAGGAGGACAACAAGCGTCTTGAGGACGAGAATGCCAAACTCGCCCACATTCGTGACCTCTACGCCAAGACCGAAGATCAGTTCCAAGCCTCTGATCAACGAAGGCAATTACTTTCCAAAGAGATCTCTGACTTTGAGGCCATGCTTGTTGAGAAACGAAACCAATTGAAGTCGTGTGAATTGGAAACTTCAAACATGCGAATCGAACTTGGTGGTTTGAGAAGAACTATGTTGGAAGCTGATACAGCCTTGAAGGCTAGAATGAAGCAAGCAGAGATTGCAGGTAAACTTAGGAAAGAGAGAGAAGCCAAACAAATTGCAGCCAAAACAGCACTCGAGAAGGCCAGGCTTAAATCagagtattaa
- the LOC100527087 gene encoding putative GRF zinc finger protein, whose amino-acid sequence MDHEIKEPPPLSSTLCSQPSQFSQNTQETYPRYFQQDLNERKKKGTCITCGQKDHWYRECPFKSSNNDSQNANSIWCRCGHGRCEKRTSKSEKNPGRMYYVCPIKRGEKCTNGFVKWCDDPDVESDWSQPPPFKYPECKCPAGVCKREKATHNGVVKYYFTCPVKEGHGNCGYKVWEDELLHIRTNDQDDHDFDEGVNLAVNHSKKMRIMDSSEEDPTPMAVSEAELSQSEDEALEKASQLSCLSESTPSRIGGDRQHVFPRHIFAGAGAGAGADPSFAPLGRLGRLLFSPPQSLKSPSSQTPQSIFCCVFPSFNPIDVPKQPSITNVPCAEHNQLDVIRLSQQSQLSSSERKLMSRAQRQRQLAFAAQKQLLNDLETSKPHEHESMKEAAQDTFAILDNLGANDTQFFEHVLYFIKLTSSVVQMTKSIECLEEDNKRLEDENAKLAHIRDLYAKTEDQFQASDQRRQLLSKEISDFEAMLVEKRNQLKSCELETSNMRIELGGLRRTMLEADTALKARMKQAEIAGKLRKEREAKQIAAKTALEKARLKSEY is encoded by the exons ATGGATCATGAGATAAAAGAGCCACCACCTCTCTCATCCACACTCTGTTCTCAACCCTCTCAATTCAGTCAAAACACTCAAGAAACTTATCCCCGTTACTTCCAACAAGACTTGaacgaaagaaagaaaaaaggcacGTGCATCACGTGCGGCCAGAAGGATCACTGGTACCGGGAGTGTCCCTTCAAATCCTCTAATAACGATTCCCAAAATGCCAACAGCATATGGTGCCGCTGTGGCCATGGCCGTTGCGAAAAGAGAACCTCAAAGAGTGAGAAAAACCCCGGCAGGATGTACTACGTTTGCCCCATCAAAAGG GGGGAAAAATGTACTAACGGTTTTGTTAAATGGTGCGATGATCCCGATGTCGAGAGTGATTGGTCGCAGCCTCCGCCGTTTAAGTATCCTGAGTGTAAGTGTCCTGCTGGAGTGTGTAAAAGGGAGAAGGCAACACATAATGGCGTTGTTAAATACTATTTTACTTGCCCCGTTAAAGAG GGCCATGGAAATTGCGGTTACAAGGTATGGGAGGATGAGCTGCTACATATAAGAACTAATGATCAAGATGACCATGACTTCGATGAGGGTGTTAATTTGGCAGTAAATCATTCCAAAAAGATGAGAATCATGGACAGTTCCGAGGAGGATCCAACACCAATGGCTGTATCCGAGGCTGAGCTTTCACAGAGTGAAGATGAAGCACTCGAG AAAGCATCGCAGCTATCTTGCCTATCAGAATCAACACCTTCAAGGATCGGTGGGGATCGACAGCATGTGTTTCCAAGGCACATTTTTGCTGGTGCTGGTGCTGGCGCTGGCGCTGATCCATCATTTG CTCCATTAGGTCGGTTAGGTCGCCTTCTCTTCAGTCCACCACAAAGCTTGAAATCCCCCTCATCTCAGACACCTCAGTCAATTTTCTGCT GTGTTTTCCCATCCTTTAATCCCATAGATGTCCCAAAACAACCAAGTATTACTAATGTTCCTTGTGCTGAACATAACCAGCTTGATGTTATTCGTCTCAGCCAACAAAGCCAACTTTCAAGCAGTGAAAGAAAACTAATGTCAAGGGCACAAAGGCAAAGACAATTGGCCTTTGCTGCACAAAAGCAGCTCCTCAATGATCTAGAAACCTCGAAGCCTCACGAGCATGAGTCCATGAAAGAGGCAGCACAAGACACTTTTGCTATATTAGACAACTTGGGTGCAAATGACACACAATTCTTTGAGCATGTTTTGTATTTCATAAAACTCACATCATCGGTTGTACAAATGACTAAATCCATCGAATGTCTTGAGGAGGACAACAAGCGTCTTGAGGACGAGAATGCCAAACTCGCCCACATTCGTGACCTCTACGCCAAGACCGAAGATCAGTTCCAAGCCTCTGATCAACGAAGGCAATTACTTTCCAAAGAGATCTCTGACTTTGAGGCCATGCTTGTTGAGAAACGAAACCAATTGAAGTCGTGTGAATTGGAAACTTCAAACATGCGAATCGAACTTGGTGGTTTGAGAAGAACTATGTTGGAAGCTGATACAGCCTTGAAGGCTAGAATGAAGCAAGCAGAGATTGCAGGTAAACTTAGGAAAGAGAGAGAAGCCAAACAAATTGCAGCCAAAACAGCACTCGAGAAGGCCAGGCTTAAATCagagtattaa
- the LOC100527087 gene encoding putative GRF zinc finger protein isoform X3, whose amino-acid sequence MDHEIKEPPPLSSTLCSQPSQFSQNTQETYPRYFQQDLNERKKKGTCITCGQKDHWYRECPFKSSNNDSQNANSIWCRCGHGRCEKRTSKSEKNPGRMYYVCPIKRGEKCTNGFVKWCDDPDVESDWSQPPPFKYPECKCPAGVCKREKATHNGVVKYYFTCPVKEGHGNCGYKVWEDELLHIRTNDQDDHDFDEGVNLAVNHSKKMRIMDSSEEDPTPMAVSEAELSQSEDEALEKASQLSCLSESTPSRIGGDRQHVFPRHIFAGAGAGAGADPSFGVFPSFNPIDVPKQPSITNVPCAEHNQLDVIRLSQQSQLSSSERKLMSRAQRQRQLAFAAQKQLLNDLETSKPHEHESMKEAAQDTFAILDNLGANDTQFFEHVLYFIKLTSSVVQMTKSIECLEEDNKRLEDENAKLAHIRDLYAKTEDQFQASDQRRQLLSKEISDFEAMLVEKRNQLKSCELETSNMRIELGGLRRTMLEADTALKARMKQAEIAGKLRKEREAKQIAAKTALEKARLKSEY is encoded by the exons ATGGATCATGAGATAAAAGAGCCACCACCTCTCTCATCCACACTCTGTTCTCAACCCTCTCAATTCAGTCAAAACACTCAAGAAACTTATCCCCGTTACTTCCAACAAGACTTGaacgaaagaaagaaaaaaggcacGTGCATCACGTGCGGCCAGAAGGATCACTGGTACCGGGAGTGTCCCTTCAAATCCTCTAATAACGATTCCCAAAATGCCAACAGCATATGGTGCCGCTGTGGCCATGGCCGTTGCGAAAAGAGAACCTCAAAGAGTGAGAAAAACCCCGGCAGGATGTACTACGTTTGCCCCATCAAAAGG GGGGAAAAATGTACTAACGGTTTTGTTAAATGGTGCGATGATCCCGATGTCGAGAGTGATTGGTCGCAGCCTCCGCCGTTTAAGTATCCTGAGTGTAAGTGTCCTGCTGGAGTGTGTAAAAGGGAGAAGGCAACACATAATGGCGTTGTTAAATACTATTTTACTTGCCCCGTTAAAGAG GGCCATGGAAATTGCGGTTACAAGGTATGGGAGGATGAGCTGCTACATATAAGAACTAATGATCAAGATGACCATGACTTCGATGAGGGTGTTAATTTGGCAGTAAATCATTCCAAAAAGATGAGAATCATGGACAGTTCCGAGGAGGATCCAACACCAATGGCTGTATCCGAGGCTGAGCTTTCACAGAGTGAAGATGAAGCACTCGAG AAAGCATCGCAGCTATCTTGCCTATCAGAATCAACACCTTCAAGGATCGGTGGGGATCGACAGCATGTGTTTCCAAGGCACATTTTTGCTGGTGCTGGTGCTGGCGCTGGCGCTGATCCATCATTTG GTGTTTTCCCATCCTTTAATCCCATAGATGTCCCAAAACAACCAAGTATTACTAATGTTCCTTGTGCTGAACATAACCAGCTTGATGTTATTCGTCTCAGCCAACAAAGCCAACTTTCAAGCAGTGAAAGAAAACTAATGTCAAGGGCACAAAGGCAAAGACAATTGGCCTTTGCTGCACAAAAGCAGCTCCTCAATGATCTAGAAACCTCGAAGCCTCACGAGCATGAGTCCATGAAAGAGGCAGCACAAGACACTTTTGCTATATTAGACAACTTGGGTGCAAATGACACACAATTCTTTGAGCATGTTTTGTATTTCATAAAACTCACATCATCGGTTGTACAAATGACTAAATCCATCGAATGTCTTGAGGAGGACAACAAGCGTCTTGAGGACGAGAATGCCAAACTCGCCCACATTCGTGACCTCTACGCCAAGACCGAAGATCAGTTCCAAGCCTCTGATCAACGAAGGCAATTACTTTCCAAAGAGATCTCTGACTTTGAGGCCATGCTTGTTGAGAAACGAAACCAATTGAAGTCGTGTGAATTGGAAACTTCAAACATGCGAATCGAACTTGGTGGTTTGAGAAGAACTATGTTGGAAGCTGATACAGCCTTGAAGGCTAGAATGAAGCAAGCAGAGATTGCAGGTAAACTTAGGAAAGAGAGAGAAGCCAAACAAATTGCAGCCAAAACAGCACTCGAGAAGGCCAGGCTTAAATCagagtattaa
- the LOC100527087 gene encoding putative GRF zinc finger protein isoform X4, protein MPTAYGAAVAMAVAKREPQRVRKTPAGCTTFAPSKGGKNVLTVLLNGAMIPMSRVIGRSLRRLSILSVSVLLECVKGRRQHIMALLNTILLAPLKSIKQGHGNCGYKVWEDELLHIRTNDQDDHDFDEGVNLAVNHSKKMRIMDSSEEDPTPMAVSEAELSQSEDEALEKASQLSCLSESTPSRIGGDRQHVFPRHIFAGAGAGAGADPSFAPLGRLGRLLFSPPQSLKSPSSQTPQSIFCCVFPSFNPIDVPKQPSITNVPCAEHNQLDVIRLSQQSQLSSSERKLMSRAQRQRQLAFAAQKQLLNDLETSKPHEHESMKEAAQDTFAILDNLGANDTQFFEHVLYFIKLTSSVVQMTKSIECLEEDNKRLEDENAKLAHIRDLYAKTEDQFQASDQRRQLLSKEISDFEAMLVEKRNQLKSCELETSNMRIELGGLRRTMLEADTALKARMKQAEIAGKLRKEREAKQIAAKTALEKARLKSEY, encoded by the exons ATGCCAACAGCATATGGTGCCGCTGTGGCCATGGCCGTTGCGAAAAGAGAACCTCAAAGAGTGAGAAAAACCCCGGCAGGATGTACTACGTTTGCCCCATCAAAAGG GGGGAAAAATGTACTAACGGTTTTGTTAAATGGTGCGATGATCCCGATGTCGAGAGTGATTGGTCGCAGCCTCCGCCGTTTAAGTATCCTGAGTGTAAGTGTCCTGCTGGAGTGTGTAAAAGGGAGAAGGCAACACATAATGGCGTTGTTAAATACTATTTTACTTGCCCCGTTAAAGAG tatCAAACAGGGCCATGGAAATTGCGGTTACAAGGTATGGGAGGATGAGCTGCTACATATAAGAACTAATGATCAAGATGACCATGACTTCGATGAGGGTGTTAATTTGGCAGTAAATCATTCCAAAAAGATGAGAATCATGGACAGTTCCGAGGAGGATCCAACACCAATGGCTGTATCCGAGGCTGAGCTTTCACAGAGTGAAGATGAAGCACTCGAG AAAGCATCGCAGCTATCTTGCCTATCAGAATCAACACCTTCAAGGATCGGTGGGGATCGACAGCATGTGTTTCCAAGGCACATTTTTGCTGGTGCTGGTGCTGGCGCTGGCGCTGATCCATCATTTG CTCCATTAGGTCGGTTAGGTCGCCTTCTCTTCAGTCCACCACAAAGCTTGAAATCCCCCTCATCTCAGACACCTCAGTCAATTTTCTGCT GTGTTTTCCCATCCTTTAATCCCATAGATGTCCCAAAACAACCAAGTATTACTAATGTTCCTTGTGCTGAACATAACCAGCTTGATGTTATTCGTCTCAGCCAACAAAGCCAACTTTCAAGCAGTGAAAGAAAACTAATGTCAAGGGCACAAAGGCAAAGACAATTGGCCTTTGCTGCACAAAAGCAGCTCCTCAATGATCTAGAAACCTCGAAGCCTCACGAGCATGAGTCCATGAAAGAGGCAGCACAAGACACTTTTGCTATATTAGACAACTTGGGTGCAAATGACACACAATTCTTTGAGCATGTTTTGTATTTCATAAAACTCACATCATCGGTTGTACAAATGACTAAATCCATCGAATGTCTTGAGGAGGACAACAAGCGTCTTGAGGACGAGAATGCCAAACTCGCCCACATTCGTGACCTCTACGCCAAGACCGAAGATCAGTTCCAAGCCTCTGATCAACGAAGGCAATTACTTTCCAAAGAGATCTCTGACTTTGAGGCCATGCTTGTTGAGAAACGAAACCAATTGAAGTCGTGTGAATTGGAAACTTCAAACATGCGAATCGAACTTGGTGGTTTGAGAAGAACTATGTTGGAAGCTGATACAGCCTTGAAGGCTAGAATGAAGCAAGCAGAGATTGCAGGTAAACTTAGGAAAGAGAGAGAAGCCAAACAAATTGCAGCCAAAACAGCACTCGAGAAGGCCAGGCTTAAATCagagtattaa
- the LOC100527087 gene encoding putative GRF zinc finger protein isoform X5, protein MPTAYGAAVAMAVAKREPQRVRKTPAGCTTFAPSKGGKNVLTVLLNGAMIPMSRVIGRSLRRLSILSGHGNCGYKVWEDELLHIRTNDQDDHDFDEGVNLAVNHSKKMRIMDSSEEDPTPMAVSEAELSQSEDEALEKASQLSCLSESTPSRIGGDRQHVFPRHIFAGAGAGAGADPSFAPLGRLGRLLFSPPQSLKSPSSQTPQSIFCCVFPSFNPIDVPKQPSITNVPCAEHNQLDVIRLSQQSQLSSSERKLMSRAQRQRQLAFAAQKQLLNDLETSKPHEHESMKEAAQDTFAILDNLGANDTQFFEHVLYFIKLTSSVVQMTKSIECLEEDNKRLEDENAKLAHIRDLYAKTEDQFQASDQRRQLLSKEISDFEAMLVEKRNQLKSCELETSNMRIELGGLRRTMLEADTALKARMKQAEIAGKLRKEREAKQIAAKTALEKARLKSEY, encoded by the exons ATGCCAACAGCATATGGTGCCGCTGTGGCCATGGCCGTTGCGAAAAGAGAACCTCAAAGAGTGAGAAAAACCCCGGCAGGATGTACTACGTTTGCCCCATCAAAAGG GGGGAAAAATGTACTAACGGTTTTGTTAAATGGTGCGATGATCCCGATGTCGAGAGTGATTGGTCGCAGCCTCCGCCGTTTAAGTATCCTGAGT GGCCATGGAAATTGCGGTTACAAGGTATGGGAGGATGAGCTGCTACATATAAGAACTAATGATCAAGATGACCATGACTTCGATGAGGGTGTTAATTTGGCAGTAAATCATTCCAAAAAGATGAGAATCATGGACAGTTCCGAGGAGGATCCAACACCAATGGCTGTATCCGAGGCTGAGCTTTCACAGAGTGAAGATGAAGCACTCGAG AAAGCATCGCAGCTATCTTGCCTATCAGAATCAACACCTTCAAGGATCGGTGGGGATCGACAGCATGTGTTTCCAAGGCACATTTTTGCTGGTGCTGGTGCTGGCGCTGGCGCTGATCCATCATTTG CTCCATTAGGTCGGTTAGGTCGCCTTCTCTTCAGTCCACCACAAAGCTTGAAATCCCCCTCATCTCAGACACCTCAGTCAATTTTCTGCT GTGTTTTCCCATCCTTTAATCCCATAGATGTCCCAAAACAACCAAGTATTACTAATGTTCCTTGTGCTGAACATAACCAGCTTGATGTTATTCGTCTCAGCCAACAAAGCCAACTTTCAAGCAGTGAAAGAAAACTAATGTCAAGGGCACAAAGGCAAAGACAATTGGCCTTTGCTGCACAAAAGCAGCTCCTCAATGATCTAGAAACCTCGAAGCCTCACGAGCATGAGTCCATGAAAGAGGCAGCACAAGACACTTTTGCTATATTAGACAACTTGGGTGCAAATGACACACAATTCTTTGAGCATGTTTTGTATTTCATAAAACTCACATCATCGGTTGTACAAATGACTAAATCCATCGAATGTCTTGAGGAGGACAACAAGCGTCTTGAGGACGAGAATGCCAAACTCGCCCACATTCGTGACCTCTACGCCAAGACCGAAGATCAGTTCCAAGCCTCTGATCAACGAAGGCAATTACTTTCCAAAGAGATCTCTGACTTTGAGGCCATGCTTGTTGAGAAACGAAACCAATTGAAGTCGTGTGAATTGGAAACTTCAAACATGCGAATCGAACTTGGTGGTTTGAGAAGAACTATGTTGGAAGCTGATACAGCCTTGAAGGCTAGAATGAAGCAAGCAGAGATTGCAGGTAAACTTAGGAAAGAGAGAGAAGCCAAACAAATTGCAGCCAAAACAGCACTCGAGAAGGCCAGGCTTAAATCagagtattaa
- the LOC100527087 gene encoding putative GRF zinc finger protein isoform X6, with amino-acid sequence MPTAYGAAVAMAVAKREPQRVRKTPAGCTTFAPSKGGKNVLTVLLNGAMIPMSRVIGRSLRRLSILSGHGNCGYKVWEDELLHIRTNDQDDHDFDEGVNLAVNHSKKMRIMDSSEEDPTPMAVSEAELSQSEDEALEKASQLSCLSESTPSRIGGDRQHVFPRHIFAGAGAGAGADPSFGVFPSFNPIDVPKQPSITNVPCAEHNQLDVIRLSQQSQLSSSERKLMSRAQRQRQLAFAAQKQLLNDLETSKPHEHESMKEAAQDTFAILDNLGANDTQFFEHVLYFIKLTSSVVQMTKSIECLEEDNKRLEDENAKLAHIRDLYAKTEDQFQASDQRRQLLSKEISDFEAMLVEKRNQLKSCELETSNMRIELGGLRRTMLEADTALKARMKQAEIAGKLRKEREAKQIAAKTALEKARLKSEY; translated from the exons ATGCCAACAGCATATGGTGCCGCTGTGGCCATGGCCGTTGCGAAAAGAGAACCTCAAAGAGTGAGAAAAACCCCGGCAGGATGTACTACGTTTGCCCCATCAAAAGG GGGGAAAAATGTACTAACGGTTTTGTTAAATGGTGCGATGATCCCGATGTCGAGAGTGATTGGTCGCAGCCTCCGCCGTTTAAGTATCCTGAGT GGCCATGGAAATTGCGGTTACAAGGTATGGGAGGATGAGCTGCTACATATAAGAACTAATGATCAAGATGACCATGACTTCGATGAGGGTGTTAATTTGGCAGTAAATCATTCCAAAAAGATGAGAATCATGGACAGTTCCGAGGAGGATCCAACACCAATGGCTGTATCCGAGGCTGAGCTTTCACAGAGTGAAGATGAAGCACTCGAG AAAGCATCGCAGCTATCTTGCCTATCAGAATCAACACCTTCAAGGATCGGTGGGGATCGACAGCATGTGTTTCCAAGGCACATTTTTGCTGGTGCTGGTGCTGGCGCTGGCGCTGATCCATCATTTG GTGTTTTCCCATCCTTTAATCCCATAGATGTCCCAAAACAACCAAGTATTACTAATGTTCCTTGTGCTGAACATAACCAGCTTGATGTTATTCGTCTCAGCCAACAAAGCCAACTTTCAAGCAGTGAAAGAAAACTAATGTCAAGGGCACAAAGGCAAAGACAATTGGCCTTTGCTGCACAAAAGCAGCTCCTCAATGATCTAGAAACCTCGAAGCCTCACGAGCATGAGTCCATGAAAGAGGCAGCACAAGACACTTTTGCTATATTAGACAACTTGGGTGCAAATGACACACAATTCTTTGAGCATGTTTTGTATTTCATAAAACTCACATCATCGGTTGTACAAATGACTAAATCCATCGAATGTCTTGAGGAGGACAACAAGCGTCTTGAGGACGAGAATGCCAAACTCGCCCACATTCGTGACCTCTACGCCAAGACCGAAGATCAGTTCCAAGCCTCTGATCAACGAAGGCAATTACTTTCCAAAGAGATCTCTGACTTTGAGGCCATGCTTGTTGAGAAACGAAACCAATTGAAGTCGTGTGAATTGGAAACTTCAAACATGCGAATCGAACTTGGTGGTTTGAGAAGAACTATGTTGGAAGCTGATACAGCCTTGAAGGCTAGAATGAAGCAAGCAGAGATTGCAGGTAAACTTAGGAAAGAGAGAGAAGCCAAACAAATTGCAGCCAAAACAGCACTCGAGAAGGCCAGGCTTAAATCagagtattaa
- the LOC100775805 gene encoding calcium-dependent mitochondrial ATP-magnesium/phosphate carrier protein 3 gives MGMKKVASGVTMDHVLLASQETKEAREARIRSLFDFFDRENLGFLDYSHIEAGLSALQIPAEYKYAKDLLNACDANKDGRVDFQEFRKYMDDKELELYRIFQAIDVAHNGCILPEELWEALVRAGIKIDDEELARFVERVDKDNNGVITFQEWRDFLLLYPHEATIENIYHYLERMCMVDIGEQTVIPAGIGKHIHASRYLIAGGVAGAASRTATAPLDRLKVVLQVQTTRAQIMPAIKDIWKEGGLLGFFRGNGLNVLKVAPESAIRFYSYEMLKTFIVRAKGEEAKAADIGAMGRLLAGGIAGAVAQTAIYPMDLVKTRLQTYACKSGRIPSLGTLSKDIWVQEGPRAFYRGLIPSLLGIIPYAGIDLAAYETLKDMSKQYILHDGEPGPLVQLGCGTVSGALGATCVYPLQVVRTRMQAQRSYKGMADVFRKTLEHEGLRGFYKGIFPNLLKVVPSASITYMVYESMKKNLDLE, from the exons aTGGGAATGAAGAAGGTAGCGTCGGGTGTGACGATGGATCACGTGCTGCTGGCGTCGCAGGAGACGAAGGAGGCACGTGAGGCTCGGATTCGGAGCCTCTTCGATTTCTTCGACAGAGAGAATCTCGGGTTCTTGGACTACTCTCACATTGAGGCCGGTCTCTCGGCGCTCCAGATTCCGGCTGAGTATAAGTACGCGAAGGATTTGCTGAACGCCTGCGATGCCAACAAGGATGGGAGAGTGGATTTCCAGGAGTTCAGGAAGTACATGGACGACAAGGAACTGGAGCTTTACCGCATTTTTCAGGCCATCGATGTCGCGCACAATGGCTGCATTTTGCCCGAGGAGCTCTGGGAGGCGCTTGTTAGAGCAG GTATTAAGATTGATGACGAGGAACTCGCTCGTTTTGTTGAGCGTGTTGATAAGGATAATAATGGTGTTATAACATTTCAAGAATGGAGGGATTTTCTGCTGCTTTACCCTCATGAAGCAACCATAGAGAACATTTACCATTATTTGGAGCGGATGTGTATGGTTGATATCGGGGAGCAGACTGTTATTCCAGCAGGCATTGGTAAGCACATTCATGCAAGCAGGTATCTGATTGCAGGGGGAGTAGCAGGTGCAGCATCACGCACAGCAACTGCACCCCTTGACCGTCTAAAGGTTGTATTGCAAGTCCAAACAACGCGAGCTCAAATAATGCCTGCAATAAAAGATATATGGAAGGAGGGTGGTTTGTTAGGATTTTTTCGAGGCAATGGCTTAAATGTTCTTAAGGTGGCCCCTGAGAGTGCCATTAGATTTTATAGCTATGAGATGCTGAAGACCTTCATTGTGCGTGCCAAAGGGGAAGAGGCAAAGGCTGCTGATATTGGAGCTATGGGGCGGCTACTAGCTGGTGGTATTGCTGGTGCTGTAGCTCAAACTGCAATATATCCCATGGATCTTGTTAAAACACGACTACAAACCTATGCTTGTAAAAGTGGAAGAATTCCTAGCCTTGGAACCCTTTCAAAAGATATATGGGTTCAGGAAGGACCCCGGGCATTTTATAGGGGATTGATTCCTTCTCTTCTTGGGATTATCCCTTATGCTGGCATAGATCTTGCTGCGTATGAAACCTTGAAGGATATGTCCAAGCAATATATTCTTCATGATggag AACCTGGCCCTCTAGTACAATTAGGATGTGGGACTGTATCTGGAGCTCTTGGAGCAACATGTGTTTACCCACTGCAGGTGGTTAGAACAAG AATGCAGGCTCAACGCTCATACAAGGGAATGGCTGATGTATTCAGGAAAACCCTTGAACATGAAGGCTTGAGGGGATTCTACAAAGGAATATTTCCTAACTTGCTCAAAGTTGTACCGTCAGCAAGCATCACCTACATGGTTTATGAgtctatgaaaaaaaatttggaTTTGGAGTGA